The following proteins are co-located in the Branchiostoma lanceolatum isolate klBraLanc5 chromosome 16, klBraLanc5.hap2, whole genome shotgun sequence genome:
- the LOC136421655 gene encoding uncharacterized protein isoform X1, translating to MGVSVSKPQQDKENNMEGSPKTVSPGDRRHKHKHGREQKSTTSSRYSKGKSNIDLQGSRVTVEEPLGAQGVTATRTHRTKEGGNLYPFHQMHEAKIASQEGNQSSKDKPGHDLLKYELYSNGHMTMSSHPTKTAMLQGMQEYVSDEEDVRDDHGQLADNNNDFKKVSKIETNAWGTSEPAEEMAIELDAVKLEFIKKVHGIELTDIRHRNDVVIEQTESQPCKVTFRTYKPGKGDAERACEQFMELYRRVSAALSRNNTVNVLQVLPDCTIRALNNALTLANADNRVLVKNCLSDDFMVIFYGSETDVANAIDNFIKNARQKDDHEASTFLQPRITHMQIMDTQDYDNLRIPKAKHLEGTIGDIKISVHEGDLTQVTVDVVVNAANERLDHAGGVALAISRAGGRKIQKESYEYVDKHGTIPIGQVMHTGAGKMPCQYVIHTVGPKWNNHGDEETVKAQLYEALVNVLYYAANRLKATSIAIPAISAGIYGVPVDVCAGQLMLATLKFVQSPPENNTLRDIRFVNIDDQINRTFVRIFSDSLPSNPTEPSLSNHIGEEKCPICMDNAVRPKKLYCCSNVFCNDCIDQAFQVKPVCPTCGHHHGALKGTQPLGTMEVSKSRQTLPGYHNCGNIQIHYHIPDGIQEECHPNPGRPYEGTTRVAYLPDNTQGREVLRLLTNAFDNRLVFTVGASVTTGQTDVVIWNDIHHKTSPDGGPTKYGYPDPGYLRRVTDELAAKGIR from the exons ATGGGTGTCTCGGTTTCAAAACCACAGCAGGATAAGGAGAATAACATGGAAGGCAGCCCTAAGACAGTGTCTCCGGGGGATAGGAGGCACAAGCACAAGCATGGACGTGAACAAAAGTCAACGACATCGTCTCGATATTCAAAGGGAAAGAGCAACATAGACCTTCAAGGCTCACGAGTGACCGTAGAAGAACCTCTGGGGGCACAG GGTGTGACAGCTACACGTACACATAGGACGAAGGAAGGGGGCAATCTGTATCCTTTCCATCAAATGCATGAAGCTAAAATCGCCTCACAAGAAGGTAATCAAAGTTCAAAGGACAAGCCAGGCCATGATTTGCTTAAATATGAATTATACAGCAATGGACACATGACAATGTCTAGTCATCCAACAAAGACAGCAATGTTGCAAGGTATGCAGGAATATGTCAGTGACGAAGAAGACGTACGGGATGATCACGGACAACTTGCTGACAATAACAACGACTTTAAAAAGGTCTCAAAAATAGAGACAAATGCATGGGGGACAAGCGAACCAGCTGAGGAAATGGCTATTGAATTGGACGCGGTAAAACTTGAGTTCATCAAGAAGGTACACGGAATCGAGTTAACTGACATTCGCCACAGGAACGATGTTGTCATTGAGCAAACAGAGTCGCAACCGTGCAAAGTCACCTTTCGGACATATAAACCGGGAAAAGGTGACGCGGAGCGTGCTTGTGAGCAGTTTATGGAACTGTATCGCCGAGTCTCGGCAGCACTGTCAAGGAATAACACCGTAAATGTTCTGCAAGTGCTTCCGGATTGTACGATACGGGCCTTGAACAACGCACTCACCCTTGCCAACGCCGACAATCGTGTTCTCGTCAAAAACTGTCTTAGTGACGATTTTATGGTAATTTTCTATGGATCGGAAACCGACGTAGCCAATGCTATTGACAATTTTATTAAAAACGCAAGACAGAAAGATGACCATGAAGCCAGCACTTTCCTACAGCCCCGTATAACTCACATGCAGATAATGGATACCCAAGATTATGACAATCTTCGAATACCTAAGGCCAAACACCTTGAAGGAACAATAGGCGACATCAAGATAAGCGTTCACGAAGGGGATCTGACGCAGGTAACGGTAGATGTCGTGGTCAATGCTGCCAACGAACGACTAGACCATGCGGGTGGCGTGGCCTTGGCTATCAGCAGGGCTGGGGGTAGGAAGATTCAAAAGGAATCGTACGAATATGTTGACAAACACGGTACCATACCCATCGGGCAAGTCATGCACACAGGGGCAGGAAAGATGCCCTGTCAATACGTCATTCATACAGTAGGGCCAAAATGGAACAATCACGGAGACGAAGAAACCGTGAAGGCCCAGCTGTATGAAGCACTGGTTAATGTTCTGTACTACGCGGCCAACAGACTAAAGGCAACGTCAATCGCCATTCCAGCCATAAGTGCAG GAATTTACGGGGTACCAGTCGACGTCTGTGCCGGGCAACTTATGCTAGCAACGTTGAAGTTCGTCCAGTCACCCCCTGAAAACAACACGCTGCGTGACATCAGGTTCGTCAACATCGATGACCAGATAAACCGCACCTTCGTCCGAATCTTCAGTGACAGCCTTCCGTCAAACCCCACTGAGCCCTCGCTGTCTAATCACATCGGTGAAGAAAAATGCCCAATCTGTATGGACAACGCTGTACGACCAAAAAAGCTCTATTGCTGCAGCAATGTATTCTGTAATGACTGTATCGATCAAGCATTTCAGGTCAAACCTGTGTGTCCTACCTGTGGCCATCACCACGGAGCCCTAAAAGGCACCCAACCATTAGGAACGATGGAAGTCTCTAAGAGTCGCCAAACACTTCCAGGCTACCACAACTGTGGAAACATACAGATTCACTACCATATACCGGATGGAATTCAAGAG GAGTGTCACCCGAATCCAGGGAGACCGTACGAGGGGACGACACGGGTAGCCTACCTTCCCGACAACACACAGGGACGAGAGGTTCTTCGACTGCTGACAAATGCCTTTGACAATCGGCTAGTCTTCACCGTCGGGGCGTCGGTGACGACCGGCCAAACGGATGTAGTGATTTGGAACGACATTCACCACAAAACCAGCCCCGACGGCGGGCCAACAAA GTACGGATACCCGGATCCCGGCTATCTCAGAAGGGTGACGGATGAGCTTGCTGCCAAAGGCATAAGATGA
- the LOC136421655 gene encoding uncharacterized protein isoform X2, whose product MTMSSHPTKTAMLQGMQEYVSDEEDVRDDHGQLADNNNDFKKVSKIETNAWGTSEPAEEMAIELDAVKLEFIKKVHGIELTDIRHRNDVVIEQTESQPCKVTFRTYKPGKGDAERACEQFMELYRRVSAALSRNNTVNVLQVLPDCTIRALNNALTLANADNRVLVKNCLSDDFMVIFYGSETDVANAIDNFIKNARQKDDHEASTFLQPRITHMQIMDTQDYDNLRIPKAKHLEGTIGDIKISVHEGDLTQVTVDVVVNAANERLDHAGGVALAISRAGGRKIQKESYEYVDKHGTIPIGQVMHTGAGKMPCQYVIHTVGPKWNNHGDEETVKAQLYEALVNVLYYAANRLKATSIAIPAISAGIYGVPVDVCAGQLMLATLKFVQSPPENNTLRDIRFVNIDDQINRTFVRIFSDSLPSNPTEPSLSNHIGEEKCPICMDNAVRPKKLYCCSNVFCNDCIDQAFQVKPVCPTCGHHHGALKGTQPLGTMEVSKSRQTLPGYHNCGNIQIHYHIPDGIQEECHPNPGRPYEGTTRVAYLPDNTQGREVLRLLTNAFDNRLVFTVGASVTTGQTDVVIWNDIHHKTSPDGGPTKYGYPDPGYLRRVTDELAAKGIR is encoded by the exons ATGACAATGTCTAGTCATCCAACAAAGACAGCAATGTTGCAAGGTATGCAGGAATATGTCAGTGACGAAGAAGACGTACGGGATGATCACGGACAACTTGCTGACAATAACAACGACTTTAAAAAGGTCTCAAAAATAGAGACAAATGCATGGGGGACAAGCGAACCAGCTGAGGAAATGGCTATTGAATTGGACGCGGTAAAACTTGAGTTCATCAAGAAGGTACACGGAATCGAGTTAACTGACATTCGCCACAGGAACGATGTTGTCATTGAGCAAACAGAGTCGCAACCGTGCAAAGTCACCTTTCGGACATATAAACCGGGAAAAGGTGACGCGGAGCGTGCTTGTGAGCAGTTTATGGAACTGTATCGCCGAGTCTCGGCAGCACTGTCAAGGAATAACACCGTAAATGTTCTGCAAGTGCTTCCGGATTGTACGATACGGGCCTTGAACAACGCACTCACCCTTGCCAACGCCGACAATCGTGTTCTCGTCAAAAACTGTCTTAGTGACGATTTTATGGTAATTTTCTATGGATCGGAAACCGACGTAGCCAATGCTATTGACAATTTTATTAAAAACGCAAGACAGAAAGATGACCATGAAGCCAGCACTTTCCTACAGCCCCGTATAACTCACATGCAGATAATGGATACCCAAGATTATGACAATCTTCGAATACCTAAGGCCAAACACCTTGAAGGAACAATAGGCGACATCAAGATAAGCGTTCACGAAGGGGATCTGACGCAGGTAACGGTAGATGTCGTGGTCAATGCTGCCAACGAACGACTAGACCATGCGGGTGGCGTGGCCTTGGCTATCAGCAGGGCTGGGGGTAGGAAGATTCAAAAGGAATCGTACGAATATGTTGACAAACACGGTACCATACCCATCGGGCAAGTCATGCACACAGGGGCAGGAAAGATGCCCTGTCAATACGTCATTCATACAGTAGGGCCAAAATGGAACAATCACGGAGACGAAGAAACCGTGAAGGCCCAGCTGTATGAAGCACTGGTTAATGTTCTGTACTACGCGGCCAACAGACTAAAGGCAACGTCAATCGCCATTCCAGCCATAAGTGCAG GAATTTACGGGGTACCAGTCGACGTCTGTGCCGGGCAACTTATGCTAGCAACGTTGAAGTTCGTCCAGTCACCCCCTGAAAACAACACGCTGCGTGACATCAGGTTCGTCAACATCGATGACCAGATAAACCGCACCTTCGTCCGAATCTTCAGTGACAGCCTTCCGTCAAACCCCACTGAGCCCTCGCTGTCTAATCACATCGGTGAAGAAAAATGCCCAATCTGTATGGACAACGCTGTACGACCAAAAAAGCTCTATTGCTGCAGCAATGTATTCTGTAATGACTGTATCGATCAAGCATTTCAGGTCAAACCTGTGTGTCCTACCTGTGGCCATCACCACGGAGCCCTAAAAGGCACCCAACCATTAGGAACGATGGAAGTCTCTAAGAGTCGCCAAACACTTCCAGGCTACCACAACTGTGGAAACATACAGATTCACTACCATATACCGGATGGAATTCAAGAG GAGTGTCACCCGAATCCAGGGAGACCGTACGAGGGGACGACACGGGTAGCCTACCTTCCCGACAACACACAGGGACGAGAGGTTCTTCGACTGCTGACAAATGCCTTTGACAATCGGCTAGTCTTCACCGTCGGGGCGTCGGTGACGACCGGCCAAACGGATGTAGTGATTTGGAACGACATTCACCACAAAACCAGCCCCGACGGCGGGCCAACAAA GTACGGATACCCGGATCCCGGCTATCTCAGAAGGGTGACGGATGAGCTTGCTGCCAAAGGCATAAGATGA